The following coding sequences are from one Ancylobacter sp. TS-1 window:
- a CDS encoding HNH endonuclease, with protein sequence MGFGVFIHRSDSIYDDSPAERYQFPRPYLGRVEACVGDWIVYYEPRKVTETRGYFAIARVERVVPDPTAPGMYLALIEPGSYLDFANPVPFTDADGVVERGVLNADGRISGRAQAAVRPLSPEDFNRIVTLGLNDSEPLLPRVDEGASLSGFEEEQAPFAFEQPRERIDVFSSRIVRDRIFRRVVLRAYDERCAISGLKLINGGGRAEVAAAHIRPVEASGPDIVSNGLALSGTAHWMFDRGLISLSDDLDILISRQTNDPEGVRAFINKDGRAIAPRRLIERPHPHFLRWHREHCFKP encoded by the coding sequence ATGGGATTCGGCGTTTTCATTCACCGCTCGGACTCGATCTATGACGACAGCCCGGCTGAGCGGTATCAGTTCCCGCGCCCATATCTGGGACGCGTCGAGGCCTGCGTCGGCGACTGGATCGTCTACTACGAACCCCGGAAAGTGACGGAGACCCGTGGCTATTTCGCGATCGCCAGGGTCGAGCGCGTCGTTCCCGATCCCACCGCTCCGGGCATGTATCTCGCTCTCATCGAACCGGGCAGCTATCTCGATTTTGCCAACCCGGTGCCGTTCACCGATGCGGATGGCGTCGTCGAGCGCGGTGTGCTGAACGCTGACGGGCGCATTTCGGGGCGTGCGCAAGCCGCCGTGCGTCCGCTCTCGCCGGAGGATTTCAACCGGATCGTCACGCTCGGGCTGAATGACAGCGAGCCGCTGCTGCCCCGCGTCGACGAGGGTGCGTCCCTCTCAGGCTTTGAAGAAGAACAGGCGCCATTCGCGTTCGAGCAGCCCCGCGAGCGCATCGACGTTTTCTCCTCTCGTATCGTCCGCGACCGCATCTTCCGGCGCGTCGTGCTGCGCGCCTATGACGAGCGCTGTGCCATCAGCGGGCTCAAGCTGATCAATGGCGGCGGGCGCGCCGAGGTGGCAGCCGCGCATATCCGGCCTGTCGAAGCGAGTGGCCCCGACATCGTCAGCAACGGGTTGGCGCTTTCTGGCACGGCACACTGGATGTTCGATCGCGGACTGATCAGCCTCTCGGATGATCTGGACATCCTCATTTCCCGGCAGACCAACGATCCCGAAGGCGTGCGCGCCTTCATCAACAAAGACGGCCGCGCCATCGCGCCCCGCAGACTGATCGAGCGACCCCATCCCCATTTCCTGCGCTGGCATAGAGAGCATT
- a CDS encoding Fic family protein produces the protein MVWNWTQHGWPHFAYDPVALEPLERRFLLLTGEVIGAVRHVSEGERDLLRIELLSDEAVKTSAIEGETLDRLSVQSSLRRQLGLDTDNRNVKPKERGIAEMMVDLYRSWADPLDADTLFRWHRMLMADRRHLETIGGYRLHEDAMQIVSGRQDRPTVHFEAPPSSRVPEEMAAYLTWFNGSAPDGDNPLPALTRAGIGHLYFESIHPFEDGNGRIGRTLAEKSLAQNIGQPTLIALAHTIEQHRKAYYDQLEIHQRTLDVTGWLVYFAETIIAAQQTTLGRVAFHIAKAHFYDRFRDKLNERQEKVIARLFREGPSGFTGGLSAENYLAITGTSRPTATRDLHDLVEKGALTRIGERRYTRYHLNL, from the coding sequence ATGGTGTGGAACTGGACGCAGCACGGCTGGCCGCATTTTGCCTATGATCCGGTCGCCCTCGAACCGCTGGAGCGGCGCTTCCTGCTGCTCACCGGCGAGGTGATCGGTGCGGTCCGGCATGTCAGCGAGGGCGAGCGGGACCTGCTGCGGATCGAACTCCTCAGCGACGAGGCGGTCAAGACCAGCGCGATCGAAGGGGAGACGCTGGATCGCCTCAGCGTGCAATCCTCCCTGCGCCGCCAGCTCGGCCTCGACACAGACAATCGCAACGTGAAGCCAAAGGAACGAGGCATCGCGGAGATGATGGTCGATCTCTACCGGAGCTGGGCGGATCCCCTCGACGCCGACACGCTGTTCCGCTGGCACCGCATGTTGATGGCGGACAGACGGCATCTGGAAACGATCGGCGGCTACCGTCTCCATGAAGACGCGATGCAGATCGTGTCCGGCCGCCAGGATCGGCCGACGGTGCATTTCGAGGCGCCGCCATCCTCTCGGGTTCCGGAAGAGATGGCTGCCTATCTAACTTGGTTCAATGGCTCGGCCCCGGACGGCGACAATCCCCTGCCGGCACTTACCCGGGCCGGTATCGGACATCTCTATTTCGAAAGCATCCATCCCTTCGAGGACGGCAACGGACGCATCGGGCGAACGCTCGCTGAAAAATCCCTCGCACAGAACATCGGCCAGCCGACGCTGATCGCGCTCGCCCATACCATCGAGCAGCATCGCAAGGCCTATTACGATCAGCTCGAGATCCATCAGCGGACGCTCGATGTCACGGGTTGGCTGGTCTATTTCGCGGAAACGATCATCGCGGCCCAGCAGACAACGCTCGGCCGCGTCGCCTTCCACATCGCCAAGGCGCATTTCTACGATCGCTTCCGCGACAAGTTGAACGAACGGCAGGAAAAGGTGATCGCCCGTCTCTTCCGTGAGGGCCCTAGCGGCTTCACGGGCGGCCTGAGCGCGGAGAACTACCTCGCGATCACCGGCACCTCACGCCCCACCGCCACGCGCGACCTGCACGATCTGGTCGAGAAAGGCGCCCTGACGCGAATTGGCGAGCGCCGCTACACGCGCTACCACCTGAACCTGTGA
- a CDS encoding three-Cys-motif partner protein TcmP, with protein MAVKHYDWKLGQPLPKIGTHSIAKHDVFASYIERYINILSSNPRRRELNLTVVDGFCGGGAYQNGSTIVAGSPLRVLRAVKAAAVGLTMTRQNEFAMRAQFFFIDKRREHTEFLSHELMNSEFGKDVGNSITILTGLFEEQSTEIIRAIKARGPSHRSLFFLDQYGWSAVSFATIREIFADLRNPEVLITFSVDSLIDYFSDATARTMGGQAIELDPAMGDVIRALKTEQGQRQVIQGMLYKHIICSTGADYYTPFFIRSADSRRSYWLLHLSKHTRARDEMARLHWSMSNVFVHPGDAGFNALGFDPSINLDQAKLEFDFGVDARKDSLAAAIDQLPRLVRDDAPDAATPVTIGDLFRAHCNETPLTFDLVSEAIVQLRDAYSEIDVFTEDGRPRPAAKALSWTDQVRNRPQKSFIRKLGR; from the coding sequence ATGGCCGTCAAGCATTACGACTGGAAATTGGGACAGCCTTTGCCGAAGATCGGCACTCACAGCATCGCTAAACACGATGTGTTCGCCAGCTATATCGAACGGTACATCAACATTCTTTCGTCCAATCCCCGGCGTCGGGAGCTGAACCTGACGGTGGTAGATGGCTTTTGCGGCGGCGGCGCCTATCAAAACGGGTCTACGATTGTTGCAGGATCCCCATTAAGAGTTCTTCGGGCTGTAAAGGCTGCTGCAGTCGGCCTTACGATGACGCGGCAGAATGAATTTGCCATGAGGGCGCAATTTTTCTTCATTGACAAGCGCCGGGAACATACTGAGTTCCTTTCTCATGAACTGATGAATTCTGAATTCGGGAAAGATGTTGGAAATTCAATTACAATATTGACGGGTTTGTTTGAGGAGCAATCGACAGAAATTATACGAGCGATTAAAGCCCGCGGCCCTAGCCACCGGTCGTTATTCTTCTTGGATCAGTATGGATGGAGTGCGGTTTCATTCGCGACAATCCGCGAGATTTTCGCCGATCTTCGTAATCCCGAGGTCTTGATCACCTTCTCAGTTGACTCACTAATTGACTACTTTTCGGATGCGACAGCGAGAACCATGGGCGGGCAGGCAATCGAACTTGACCCCGCCATGGGCGACGTGATTAGGGCGCTCAAGACTGAACAGGGGCAGCGTCAGGTGATTCAAGGCATGCTCTACAAGCACATCATCTGCAGCACAGGAGCAGACTACTACACGCCATTCTTTATCCGTTCGGCTGATAGCCGTAGATCCTACTGGTTGCTGCATCTGTCCAAGCACACCCGCGCTCGAGACGAGATGGCAAGGCTGCATTGGTCGATGAGCAATGTTTTCGTTCACCCCGGTGATGCCGGCTTCAACGCTCTTGGCTTCGATCCCAGCATCAATCTGGATCAGGCGAAGCTCGAATTTGATTTCGGCGTCGACGCCCGTAAGGACTCCCTCGCCGCGGCAATAGATCAGCTTCCGCGCTTAGTGCGCGATGACGCGCCAGATGCGGCGACGCCTGTCACGATCGGCGATCTATTTCGCGCGCATTGCAATGAGACGCCACTGACCTTTGATCTCGTTTCCGAAGCGATCGTCCAACTGCGCGACGCCTACAGCGAAATTGATGTTTTCACGGAAGACGGCCGCCCAAGGCCCGCCGCCAAGGCCCTAAGCTGGACCGATCAGGTGCGTAACCGTCCCCAAAAGTCGTTCATCCGGAAGCTCGGCCGATAG
- a CDS encoding phage Gp37/Gp68 family protein gives MAETQIEWTDATWNPVAGCSIVTAGCTNCYAMQMARRLEAMGVPKYEGLTRKSGKRAIWNGVVREDRAALDIPYGWRKPRKIFVNSMSDLFHDAVSEDFILDVWRVMRETPHHNYQILSKRPKRMAEVVARAIPDVLPNVWLGTSVENADVVERIDHLRAVPAAIRFISFEPLIGPVGAVDLTDIHWAIVGGESGTNARPIREDWIDEIYTRCETFSTAFFFKQWGTWGKDNKKRSKKANGREYRGQIWNDMPMAPEII, from the coding sequence ATGGCTGAAACACAGATCGAGTGGACAGACGCCACCTGGAATCCCGTCGCGGGCTGCTCAATCGTCACCGCTGGCTGCACCAACTGCTATGCAATGCAGATGGCTCGCCGGCTCGAGGCGATGGGGGTTCCCAAGTACGAGGGGCTGACCCGAAAGAGCGGCAAACGGGCGATATGGAATGGCGTCGTCCGTGAAGATCGCGCCGCGCTGGACATCCCCTATGGCTGGCGAAAGCCCAGAAAGATCTTCGTCAATTCGATGAGCGACCTCTTCCACGACGCCGTTAGCGAGGACTTTATTCTCGACGTTTGGCGGGTCATGCGAGAGACGCCGCATCATAACTATCAGATACTGTCCAAGCGCCCCAAGCGCATGGCTGAAGTCGTGGCGCGTGCTATCCCCGACGTGCTTCCCAATGTCTGGCTTGGTACCAGCGTCGAAAACGCCGACGTTGTCGAACGGATAGATCATTTGCGTGCGGTTCCTGCCGCCATCCGGTTCATCTCATTCGAGCCGTTAATCGGGCCGGTGGGCGCCGTCGACCTAACCGACATTCACTGGGCGATCGTTGGCGGCGAAAGCGGCACGAACGCTCGCCCAATTCGCGAGGACTGGATCGACGAAATTTACACCCGCTGCGAGACCTTCAGCACAGCTTTTTTCTTTAAACAGTGGGGAACTTGGGGCAAGGATAACAAGAAGCGTTCCAAAAAGGCCAACGGCCGCGAGTACCGTGGACAAATCTGGAATGATATGCCTATGGCGCCTGAGATTATCTGA
- a CDS encoding CopG family transcriptional regulator → MAGRPKKAQISVYLEPDIMDMLAHYAAQRDQPMSLIAQAAIASFLSPDSAERQEAALARRLGQIDRRLARLERDLGISTEAFATFIRFWLATTPALPEPAAQATRAKVSERYVAYTRALGRRLAKGPQLRQEIGEDVGGAEKDGSSRS, encoded by the coding sequence ATGGCAGGTCGCCCGAAGAAAGCGCAGATATCCGTCTATCTCGAGCCCGACATCATGGACATGCTGGCGCACTATGCCGCCCAGCGCGACCAGCCCATGTCCCTGATCGCCCAGGCCGCGATCGCCTCCTTCCTGTCCCCCGACAGCGCCGAGCGTCAGGAGGCCGCTCTTGCCCGGCGCCTCGGCCAGATCGATCGCCGCCTCGCGCGGCTGGAGCGCGACCTCGGCATCTCTACCGAGGCCTTCGCCACTTTCATCCGCTTCTGGCTCGCTACAACGCCAGCGCTGCCCGAGCCGGCCGCCCAGGCCACACGGGCCAAGGTCTCGGAGCGCTACGTAGCCTACACCCGCGCCCTCGGTCGGCGCCTGGCGAAAGGGCCTCAGCTGCGGCAGGAGATCGGGGAGGATGTTGGGGGAGCGGAGAAAGACGGGAGCAGCCGGAGTTGA
- a CDS encoding conjugal transfer protein TraG, with product MSATKILWGQILTVLLIVLAAIWCATQYVAWSLGFQAQLGAPWFALLGLPIYYPPAFFWWWYFFDAYAPEVFFQGALIAASGGFLSIAVAIALSVWRAREASRVETYGSARWAEREEVHAAGLLGSDGVILGRYERDYLRHDGPEHVLCFAPTRSGKGVGLVVPSLLTWPGSAIVHDIKGENWQLTAGFRARHGRVLLFDPTNAKSAAYNPLLEVRRGEWEVRDVQNIADILVDPEGSLEKRNHWEKTSHALLVGAILHVLYAEKDKTLAGVAAFLSDPKRPIETTLDAMMKTAHLGDTGPHPVIASAARELLNKSDNERSGVLSTAMSFLGLYRDPVIAEVTRRCDWRIADIVGGKRPSTLYLVVPPSDINRTKPLIRLLLNQIGRRLTEDLQAKAGRHRLLLMLDEFPALGRLDFFESALAFMAGYGLKAFLIAQSLNQIEKAYGPNNSILDNCHVRVSFATNDERTAKRVSDALGTATEMKAMKNYAGHRLSPWLGHLMVSRSETARPLLTPGEVMQLPPTDEIVMVAGTPPIRAKKARYYEDARFRDRLLPPPTPTSGAAVQPDDWTALPVPRPHEGTGGSTADEGRDEDPTGSAHRHQPELSRVKAVEKMQLIENEFEFDRDRDDEMEDVATRNRRMTGLMQGVARQVSLNPNDGMEL from the coding sequence ATGTCGGCGACGAAAATCCTCTGGGGGCAGATCCTCACCGTGCTGCTCATCGTGCTGGCGGCGATCTGGTGCGCCACACAATATGTGGCCTGGAGCCTCGGCTTTCAGGCTCAGCTGGGCGCCCCGTGGTTCGCGCTTCTCGGGCTGCCGATCTACTATCCGCCGGCCTTCTTCTGGTGGTGGTACTTTTTCGATGCCTATGCGCCGGAGGTGTTCTTCCAGGGCGCGCTGATCGCCGCCTCCGGTGGCTTCCTTTCCATCGCCGTCGCCATTGCCCTGTCGGTCTGGCGGGCGCGGGAGGCATCCAGGGTCGAGACCTATGGTTCAGCGCGTTGGGCCGAGAGGGAGGAAGTCCACGCCGCCGGCCTCCTCGGTTCCGATGGCGTCATCCTCGGCCGGTATGAACGGGACTATCTGCGCCATGACGGGCCCGAGCATGTGCTGTGCTTCGCGCCGACGCGGTCCGGCAAGGGCGTGGGCCTGGTCGTACCGTCGCTGCTGACCTGGCCGGGATCGGCCATCGTCCACGATATCAAGGGCGAGAACTGGCAGCTCACCGCCGGCTTCCGCGCCCGGCATGGCCGCGTGCTGCTGTTCGACCCCACCAACGCCAAGTCCGCCGCCTATAATCCGCTGCTGGAAGTGCGCCGCGGCGAGTGGGAAGTGCGTGACGTTCAGAACATCGCCGACATTCTCGTCGATCCGGAAGGCTCGCTGGAAAAGCGAAACCACTGGGAGAAGACCAGCCACGCGCTGCTGGTCGGCGCCATCCTCCACGTCCTCTATGCCGAGAAGGACAAGACGCTCGCCGGCGTCGCCGCCTTCCTCTCCGATCCGAAGCGGCCGATCGAGACCACGCTCGACGCCATGATGAAGACCGCGCATCTCGGCGATACGGGTCCTCATCCCGTCATTGCCAGCGCTGCCCGCGAACTGCTGAACAAATCCGACAATGAGCGCTCGGGCGTGCTCTCCACCGCCATGTCCTTTCTCGGCCTCTACCGCGATCCGGTGATCGCCGAGGTGACGCGGCGTTGCGACTGGCGCATCGCAGATATCGTCGGCGGCAAGCGACCGTCGACCCTCTACCTCGTGGTGCCGCCCTCCGACATCAATCGCACCAAGCCGCTGATCCGCCTCCTGCTCAACCAGATCGGCCGGCGCCTCACCGAGGACCTGCAGGCCAAGGCCGGACGCCATCGTCTGCTGCTCATGCTGGACGAGTTCCCCGCACTCGGCCGGCTCGACTTCTTTGAATCGGCGCTCGCCTTCATGGCCGGCTATGGCCTGAAAGCCTTCCTCATCGCCCAGTCGCTGAACCAGATCGAGAAGGCCTATGGGCCGAACAACTCGATCCTCGACAACTGCCATGTCCGCGTGAGCTTCGCGACCAATGACGAGCGCACCGCCAAGCGCGTCTCCGATGCGCTAGGCACCGCCACCGAGATGAAGGCGATGAAAAACTATGCCGGCCACCGGCTCTCGCCGTGGCTGGGCCATCTCATGGTCTCGCGCTCGGAAACTGCCCGCCCGCTGCTCACCCCCGGCGAGGTCATGCAACTGCCGCCCACGGACGAGATCGTCATGGTCGCGGGTACACCGCCAATCCGGGCGAAGAAGGCCCGCTATTACGAAGACGCGCGGTTTCGGGACCGGCTTTTGCCGCCGCCAACGCCCACTAGTGGTGCAGCCGTGCAGCCCGATGACTGGACCGCGCTGCCGGTGCCCAGGCCCCATGAGGGTACTGGCGGGAGCACCGCGGACGAAGGTCGAGACGAAGACCCGACCGGCTCCGCGCACCGGCACCAGCCCGAGCTCAGCCGCGTGAAGGCAGTCGAGAAAATGCAGCTCATCGAGAACGAGTTCGAGTTCGACAGGGATCGCGACGACGAGATGGAGGACGTCGCCACCCGGAACCGCCGCATGACCGGACTGATGCAAGGTGTGGCGCGGCAGGTCAGCCTCAATCCCAATGACGGCATGGAGCTGTGA
- a CDS encoding VirD2 family relaxase/mobilization nuclease, whose product MSDDREFRVRPGRIRSTRAQQARPFVAQALAAARKAGGGVSRSAKIATGHRSRFGSGQVASLQASRRITPRSRGAVVKARVVRHTTRAGSLGQHLTYLRREGVTRDGEKARMFGPESDSVNVDAFTERCREDRHHFRFIISPDDALEMEDLRAFTRDLARQMEKDLGTGLDWVAVDHWNTEHPHVHLIVRGRRDDGQDLVISRDYIKEGMRDRARDLITQELGPRTELDIRRSLERQIEAERWTELDRQLVRETRESGIIDMAPAPGRQPDEHHALKVGRLRKLEALGLASEIGNAQWVVEPEAESTLRGLGERGDIIKRMHRGLTERGIERGTASYVLAAESLDVPVIGRLVARGLDDELHGSAYAIVDGVDGRSHHIRLPDLDAAGDGAPGSIVELRTFDDAHGKRRVALAVRSDLDLAHQVTATGATWLDRQAIARDPVALSDGGFGADVNQALDRRAEHLIREGLAERQGRRIVFARNLIDTLRRRELEVVGEKLAAETGLPFNNAGSGEYVAGTYRQRLVLASGRFAMLDDGLGFQLVPWSPSLERQLGKHVSGVARDDGGVDWSFGRKRGLGR is encoded by the coding sequence ATGAGCGATGACCGCGAGTTCCGCGTCCGTCCCGGCCGCATCCGCTCGACCCGCGCCCAGCAGGCCCGCCCCTTCGTCGCCCAGGCGCTCGCCGCGGCCCGGAAGGCCGGCGGCGGGGTTTCCCGTTCGGCCAAGATCGCCACCGGCCACCGCTCGCGTTTCGGCAGCGGGCAGGTCGCCAGCCTTCAGGCCAGTCGCCGGATCACGCCACGCTCACGTGGCGCCGTGGTGAAGGCGCGCGTCGTCCGACACACGACCCGCGCGGGTTCGCTCGGACAGCACCTTACCTATCTTCGCCGCGAGGGCGTGACGCGAGACGGGGAGAAGGCGCGGATGTTTGGTCCCGAGAGCGACAGCGTGAATGTCGATGCCTTCACCGAGCGTTGCCGCGAGGACCGTCACCATTTCCGCTTCATCATCTCGCCTGACGATGCCCTGGAGATGGAGGACCTGCGGGCCTTCACCCGAGACCTCGCTCGCCAGATGGAAAAGGACCTCGGCACCGGTCTCGACTGGGTCGCCGTCGATCACTGGAACACCGAGCATCCCCATGTGCATCTGATCGTGCGCGGCCGCCGCGACGATGGCCAGGACCTCGTGATCTCCCGCGACTATATCAAGGAGGGCATGCGCGATCGCGCTCGTGACCTGATCACCCAGGAACTCGGCCCGCGCACCGAACTCGATATCCGCCGGAGTTTGGAACGCCAGATCGAGGCCGAGCGCTGGACCGAGCTCGACCGCCAGCTCGTGCGCGAGACCCGCGAGAGCGGCATCATCGACATGGCGCCTGCTCCCGGCCGGCAGCCGGACGAACACCATGCGCTGAAGGTAGGACGCCTCCGCAAACTCGAGGCGCTCGGCCTCGCCAGTGAGATCGGCAATGCCCAATGGGTGGTGGAGCCGGAGGCGGAATCTACCCTGCGCGGGCTCGGTGAGCGTGGCGACATCATCAAGCGGATGCACCGCGGCCTGACCGAACGCGGTATTGAGCGCGGCACGGCAAGCTACGTCCTTGCCGCCGAAAGCCTCGACGTGCCGGTGATCGGCCGGCTGGTCGCCCGCGGTCTTGATGATGAACTCCACGGCTCCGCCTATGCCATCGTCGATGGCGTGGACGGGCGGTCCCATCATATTCGGCTGCCCGATCTCGATGCCGCCGGCGATGGTGCGCCGGGCTCTATCGTCGAGCTGCGCACCTTCGATGATGCGCATGGCAAGCGACGTGTCGCGCTCGCCGTGCGCTCTGATCTCGACCTCGCTCATCAGGTCACGGCCACCGGCGCCACCTGGCTCGACCGGCAGGCCATTGCGCGGGACCCCGTTGCTTTGTCGGACGGCGGCTTTGGCGCTGACGTGAATCAGGCACTTGACCGACGCGCCGAGCATCTCATCCGCGAGGGTCTGGCCGAACGGCAGGGACGGCGGATCGTCTTCGCCCGCAATCTCATCGACACGCTCCGCCGCCGGGAACTGGAGGTCGTGGGAGAGAAGCTCGCCGCCGAGACCGGCCTGCCGTTCAACAATGCCGGCAGCGGGGAGTATGTCGCCGGGACCTATCGCCAGCGCCTTGTGCTCGCATCCGGCCGCTTCGCCATGCTCGATGACGGCCTCGGCTTCCAGCTCGTGCCCTGGTCGCCATCTCTTGAGCGCCAGCTCGGCAAGCATGTCTCCGGCGTCGCCCGTGACGATGGGGGCGTCGACTGGAGCTTCGGTCGCAAGCGCGGCCTTGGCCGCTGA